In Chitinophaga oryzae, the sequence GCATCCTCCCGCTTTGGCGCGCAGAAACGCGGCGCCAATTTCTGGTCCGTCGGCATCGCCTGGAATATCTATAAGGAAAGCTTCCTGCATGATGTTCCCGGTATCAACGAATTAAAGTTACGTGCTAGCTACGGCAGCAACGGGAACCAGGCTATTGATAATTACGCCTCTTTGTCGCTGTACAATCCGGCTAATGATTATGAAGGGAAACCGGGGTATGTGTTAGGACAATACCCCAATCCCTATCTTACATGGGAGCAGAACAAACCCTTCAACGCAGGCGTCGATTTTGCGGTACTGAAAAATCGTATATCCGGCACCGTTGAATATTATAACCGGGTTACTTCCCGGCTGCTGCTGAACGTACCGGTGTCGTCCACCAACGGGATCACCACGGTATTCCGTAATAACGGCGAGATGCGTAACAGCGGATGGGAAGTGTCGCTCAGTACGCGCAACATACTGCCGGACAACCCGGAATCATTTTCATGGCGCACGGACTTTAACTTCTCTACCTTAAAGAACACTATCACCCGGCTGGACAACCCGATGACCAGCATCTATAAACGGGAAGTCGGCGGCGATTTCTACCAGTTTTTCCTGGTAGGTTATGCCGGCGCCGATCCGCAAACAGGAGAGGCGCTATGGTATACCAACGCCAGCAAAACCGCCACCACAAAAGTATACGGCGAAGCGCAGCGCTTTAACCAGGGAAGCGCCCTCCCTAAATTCTACGGAGGCGTTACCAACTACTTCGCCTACAAAGGGTTTGAACTCAGCTTTCAGTTCTTTTATAACTGGGGCAACCTGGTGTACGACAACTGGGGCTCTTTTACAGAATCGGACGGCAGCGGCGGTTTTGGCGCTACCTCCAAACTCTCGCGGCGGATATATGAACACCGCTGGCAGCAACCGGGAGACGTGACCAGCATCCCGAAAGTCGTATATGGCGGCACACAGACAGGCCTCAGCAACCAGGCTTCTTCCCGCTTCCTTTACGATGGCAGCTTTGTCCGCCTGAGAGACCTGCTGCTGGCTTACAACCTGCCGAAAGGATGGCTGTCCAAAGCCAGGCTCAGCGAAGCACGCGTATACTTCAGAGGTAATAATCTATGGACTTTCGTAAAAGACGGACAGCTGACGATGGACCCGGAAGTGCCCGTCACCGGGGACTACGACCAGCGGCCACCGATTTTTAAAACCTTCCTCGTTGGAGTAGACGTTAACTTTTAACACGCATGTTGCAACGATATAAACATATTGCCTGGGTTTTGGTCACTGCACTGGTTACCGGTTGCAGTAAGGACTTCCTTCACCAGGACCCTGCGGCAGCAACGGAAACACGCCATGCTATCAAAGACCTGGCAGGCCTTCGCGCCGCCATCAACGGGGTGTATTCACTGATGCAAAATGAAAACTATTACGGACGCACCATGTTACTGTTGCCCGACCTGCGGGGAGACAATGAATACATCAGTGTTCTCAACAGTAACAGGTACCGTAATCTGGACCAGTACATTGTGACGGCGAACGATACGTACATCACGGATACCTGGAACCAGCTCTACGCCGTAGTAGCTAACGCCAACATGATCATACAGAAAGGACCGGCCGTAGCGCTGGCGCCTTCTGCAGCCGACAGTACAGAAGCCATGCAGATCGTAGCGGAAGCTTACGCACTGCGCGGACTGGTGTTCTTCGATATCGCCCGGCTGTATGCCCAGGCGTACAATTATACGCCCGATGCATCGCATATGGGCATACCGCTGGCCACCTTCACGGACGTGGAAGTGGTACAGTCCCCGTCCCGCAGCAGTGTAAAAGATACTTATGCGCAGATCATCCGGGACCTCCATCAGTCCATCCGCCTGTTTAATGACAGCAGAAGCACCGCTTTCAGTTCGGGACGGATCAACAGTTACAGCGCCAAAGCCCTGCTGGCCAGGGTGCTGCTCTATAAGGGCGACTGGGAAGGGGCCGAAGCCGCCGCCGGCCAGGTAGTCAGCAGCCGCAAATACGAGTTGCTGCCGACAGACAAAGCGGTGAGCGATTTTAACCAGGCGGGCAACAGCGAAACGATCTTTGAAGTGATCAACACATCCGTAGACAACCGCAGCACAGACGCGCTGAGTGCGATGTTCAACCAGTCGGCCTACGGAGACGTGCTGGCGACCGATAACTTGCGGAACGTATACAACGAGAAAGATGTCCGGCTCGGATTTATCAAACGCGATAAACGGGCAGGCAATGGGGGAGAAAATCCCGCCAATATCATCACCAAGTATAAAGACGTCACCACTTTTGCGGAAAGCATTAAGGTGATGCGGCTGGCGGAGTTGTACCTGATCCGGGCAGAAGCCCTCGGCCGCCTCGGCAGGGATGCAGAGGCGCGGCAGGCGCTCAACGATATTGTTTTGCGGGCCAATCCGGGAACAGCACCGGTAACCGCCAGCGGAAAAGCGCTGCAGGATGCCATCGCACTGGAACGGCGCAAGGAGCTTGCCTTTGAAGGACACCGGCTTTTTGACCTTGCCCGCACCGGGACACCCTTTGTAAAATACCTGGCTAGTGACAGAACCATCTCCGTGGCTTTGCCCGGACCAAAAATAATCTTACCCATCCCTCAAAGGGAGCTGGATGCCAATCCGAATATACGCCACCAGCAAAACGAAGGATACAACTAATCTAAACCGCCTTTGTTGACAATTGGTTTTTGCAAGCTGGTTGGTTTTTGCTTGTAGGGTCCCGGTTACACACCGGGACCTTTTTTATTTGTTTATTTGTTTGGTGTATTATTCGCCGTTCAACCATTAATATCTTCCTTCGCGTGAATTTATTGCTATTTTTGGCGACCTGTAAATCACGTTTGACTACATGTTTCTAAAAATCCGCACCGCACTGGCTTTACTGATCGCACTGACAGCCGGCGTCCCTGCCATGGCGCAGCCGTCGCCCGTCTGGAATGCCGCCGACATTAAGCTTCAACTCAAAAAGCTGGACACGCTGGGCAGCGTGTTGTACCTCGCAGCTCATCCTGATGATGAAAACACCCGTTTGCTGGCCTACCTGGCCAAGGAAAAACTGTACCGTACCGGTTACCTGTCACTCACCCGCGGTGATGGCGGCCAGAACCTCGTCGGTAATGAGCAGTCCGAACTGCTGGGCCTTATCCGCACTCAGGAGCTGCTGGCTGCCCGCCGTACCGACGGCGCCGAACAGTTCTTCACCCGGGCGCAGGATTTCGGCTTCTCCAAAAATCCCGCTGAAACTTTCACCATCTGGGACAAGAAAAAAATCCTTGGCGACGTGGTA encodes:
- a CDS encoding RagB/SusD family nutrient uptake outer membrane protein; translation: MVTALVTGCSKDFLHQDPAAATETRHAIKDLAGLRAAINGVYSLMQNENYYGRTMLLLPDLRGDNEYISVLNSNRYRNLDQYIVTANDTYITDTWNQLYAVVANANMIIQKGPAVALAPSAADSTEAMQIVAEAYALRGLVFFDIARLYAQAYNYTPDASHMGIPLATFTDVEVVQSPSRSSVKDTYAQIIRDLHQSIRLFNDSRSTAFSSGRINSYSAKALLARVLLYKGDWEGAEAAAGQVVSSRKYELLPTDKAVSDFNQAGNSETIFEVINTSVDNRSTDALSAMFNQSAYGDVLATDNLRNVYNEKDVRLGFIKRDKRAGNGGENPANIITKYKDVTTFAESIKVMRLAELYLIRAEALGRLGRDAEARQALNDIVLRANPGTAPVTASGKALQDAIALERRKELAFEGHRLFDLARTGTPFVKYLASDRTISVALPGPKIILPIPQRELDANPNIRHQQNEGYN